The genomic segment CGCGTCGAACACCAACCAGTGCAGGTCGGGGGCGTACCAGACGCCGGTCTGCACCGGCTCGCACGCGGGATCGGCCGGGACGTCGGGATGCGGGTAGCAGCCACCGGCCAGTTCGCCGTACACGGTCACCGAGGCCGTCTCACCCCACACCGCCCGCAGCGACGCGGCGAACCGCGTCGCGCCCACGGCCAACCCCGGCCAGATCCTCGCGACCCCGAAGAAGTCGTCGAGCAGTTCGTCGGACAGCAGCTCGCGCCGCTTGGCCGGCCGCACCCCGGAGCCGTCGCACACCACCGCGAAGTGTGCCCCGTGCACCTTCTCCGCCGCCACCCACTCCCGCCCGCCGCCCGCCCCGGGCCGCGCCTTCGCGGACATCTTCGGGTACGGCCGCAGCGCGGAACCCCCGTACATGGCCTGTGACATGGCGAGATCCTCCGCCGCCCGCACGGCGCCCGGCAACCGGGTTTCCGGGTGGCGCGGCCCGAGGCAGCCGCCGCCGTGGTCAGAGTCGAGCCCGCAACGTGCCCCGGTCCAGCCCGAGTTCGCGCTCCGCCGTGGTGATCGCCATGTCGTCGAGCGTCGGGTGGTCGAGCCTGATGTCGGCGTCGGCGTTGGCGTAGGAGCCGAGCCCGTCCACGGTGACCAGGATGTGCAGGGCCGCGCCGAGGGCGTCGTCGGTGTCGAACTCCCCCGCCGCGACGCCCGCTTCGATCAGGGCGGTGAGCGCGGTACGGGTCACCGTCTCCTGGGCGCCGACCGCGTCGCGCAGTCCCTCCTTGAACCGGCTGAGGTGCCGGGCGTTCAACCACAACCGGCTCAGGTCGAGATACGTCCCGTCGGCCAGCCGGACCAGGAACCGGGCCAGCCGGTCGATCGGCGCCAGCCCCTCCTCGTCCGCCGGCAACAACGTGTCGCGCTCCTTCGTCGCCGCGTCCGTGAACGCCTCGGCGACCAGGGCGTCCGCGGCCGGGAAGTAGTGGCCGATCAGCCCCGGCCGCACCCCCAACTCGTCGGCGACCCGGCGCAGCGTGATGCGTTCCAGGCCCTCTTCGAGCGCGATCCGCGCGGCGGTGCGCAGGATCTCCGCGCGGCGCTCGTCGGGCAGCTTGCGAACGCGGGTGGGTTGAGGTCTTGACGCCATGGCCCACAGCTTATTGGATGTGCGACCATTAGCCAGTTGGCCATACGACCAATAACCGGCTCGGCCGGCCGACCCCCGAGAGGCCCCGATGACCACCACCAAGCGCACCCCCGACGCGAGACCGCAGGACATACCCGGTTCCGGATCCGCCGGGCATCGGGAAACGCGCGGCATCGACCAGGTCCCCGCCGACGAGCGCGGCGGACATCCGCGTCGGCTCTTCGCGGTCTGGGCCGCCCCGAACGTGAGCTATCTGAGCTTTGTCGTCGGCGCGACGCTGATCATCATGGGCCTGTCCCTCGCCCAGGCGATCGGGCTCATCCTCGCCGGCAACCTGCTGTGGATCTGTACCGGCGTGATCGCCGCCTCCGGCCCGGTCGCCGGCACCAGCGGGTCGGTGATCTCACGCGCCATGTACGGCGTCCTCGGCAACAAGGTGGTCCTGGTCCTGACCGGATGGCTGATCGCCGCGGCCTACCTCGCGCTGAACTGGTCGGCCGCCTCGGTCGCCGGCATCGGCCTGGCCGGACGATACGGCCTGCCCGACGACTCGGCCGTCGACGCCGCGGTGATCTGCGCGATCGCGGCCGGCACGATCCTGATCGCGATCTACGGATACGCCACGATCGTGCGCCTGTACTCCGGGCTCAGCGTGTTCCTGACCGTCGTGTTCATCGTGGTGACGGGCTACGTCCTCACCGAGACCGACTGGTCGTACACGCCGGCCGAACCGCTGCACGGCGCCGCCCTCGCCGCCGCGCTCGGCACCGGGTTCACCGTCATCGCCTCCACCCCGCTGTCCTACGCCAACAGCCCCGACCTGGCCCGCTACCTGCCGCGCGACAGCAACCCGTACGCCATCGCCGGCTGGACCGCCGTCGGCGCGTACCTGCCCAGCGTCGTCTTCACCACCGTGGGCGCCCTCGCCGCCACCGGCCTGGACATGAGCGACCCCGAGGCCGCGCTGGAAAGCATCCTGCCGGGCTGGTTCATCCCCGTCTTCGTGATCGCGGTCGTGGTCAACACGATGACCAACAACGGCATGACCGCCTACAGCGCGAGCCTGTCCATCCAGTCCGTCGGCGTCCGGCTCGCCCGCATCCCGGCCGTACTGATCATCGGCGTGCTCGGCACCGCCATGACGCTGTACGCGATCCTGGTCGTCGACTTCCTCGACAGCGTGCAGACGATGTTGCAACTCGTGGTCGTGGCGACCGGTCCGGCGATGGCGGTCGCGGTGACCGACCTGGTCCTGCGGCGCAACCGATACCACGGGGCCGACCTGCTCGAACAACGCCGCGGCGGGCCGTTCTGGTATCACCGCGGCGTGCACCCGGCGGGCGTCCTCGCGCTGATCGGCGGCGGCCTCGTCTCCGCGATGTGGGTGAACACCAGCTTCTGGACCGGGCCGATCGCCGCCGCGATGGCGGACGTGGACCTGGCCATCCCGTCCGGGATGATCACGGCCGCGGCGATCTACTGGGGCGTCGCCCGCGCGACCGGCTCGATCCCCAAGGTATGACCCCGCCAAGAGAACACCGAGCCCCCGAGCACCCGGCAAGACCGAAGGAACCCGCTTGTACGCCGACGTCATCCTGTTCGCCCGGCACCTCGAACAGCCCACCGCCACTCCCGCGGTCCCCGAGGGACCCGCGGCCCCCGACCCGCTCGACCGCGCCGACACCGTCGCCATCACCGGCGACCGCATCGTCGCCGTCGGCACCGCCGCCGACATCGCCGCGCTGCGCGGCCCCGACACCGTCGTGCACCGGTTCCCGGACGCGACCATCCTGCCCGGCCTCGTCGACGTGCACGCCCATCCGGTCTGGGGCTCGATCTCCATCGGCAGCGGCGTGGACCTGCTCGGCGCCGGCACCCTCGACCAGGTCTGCGATCGACTGGCCCGCGCCGTGCGCGAGCGGCCCGCCGACGCCTGGATCACCGGCTACGACCTCGACGTGAACGTCTTCGCCGGCGACCCGACCGGACTCGTCCTCGGCGAACGATTCCCCGGCGTGCCGATCTCCCTGATGACCCGCGACGCGCACGCCCTGGTCGTCAGCCCGCACGTGGTCGAGCTGATCGGCCTGACCGGCCGCGAGACCTTCACCGACGCCTCGTCCGTCGAGGTCGGCCCGGACGGCCGCCCGACCGGCTACATCGTCGAACTCCAGGCCATGGACCTGGTGTTCGCGCACTACCCCGAAG from the Embleya scabrispora genome contains:
- a CDS encoding RNA ligase family protein, with product MSQAMYGGSALRPYPKMSAKARPGAGGGREWVAAEKVHGAHFAVVCDGSGVRPAKRRELLSDELLDDFFGVARIWPGLAVGATRFAASLRAVWGETASVTVYGELAGGCYPHPDVPADPACEPVQTGVWYAPDLHWLVFDAAVETADGRCWIADRALRASAAEAGLRCVPVLGHGSAHSLGICRVCSRAWSRGCSGCRASRATSPRGMCSSRPGSGGRTMGPARWSR
- a CDS encoding TetR family transcriptional regulator, whose protein sequence is MASRPQPTRVRKLPDERRAEILRTAARIALEEGLERITLRRVADELGVRPGLIGHYFPAADALVAEAFTDAATKERDTLLPADEEGLAPIDRLARFLVRLADGTYLDLSRLWLNARHLSRFKEGLRDAVGAQETVTRTALTALIEAGVAAGEFDTDDALGAALHILVTVDGLGSYANADADIRLDHPTLDDMAITTAERELGLDRGTLRARL
- a CDS encoding purine-cytosine permease family protein, producing the protein MTTTKRTPDARPQDIPGSGSAGHRETRGIDQVPADERGGHPRRLFAVWAAPNVSYLSFVVGATLIIMGLSLAQAIGLILAGNLLWICTGVIAASGPVAGTSGSVISRAMYGVLGNKVVLVLTGWLIAAAYLALNWSAASVAGIGLAGRYGLPDDSAVDAAVICAIAAGTILIAIYGYATIVRLYSGLSVFLTVVFIVVTGYVLTETDWSYTPAEPLHGAALAAALGTGFTVIASTPLSYANSPDLARYLPRDSNPYAIAGWTAVGAYLPSVVFTTVGALAATGLDMSDPEAALESILPGWFIPVFVIAVVVNTMTNNGMTAYSASLSIQSVGVRLARIPAVLIIGVLGTAMTLYAILVVDFLDSVQTMLQLVVVATGPAMAVAVTDLVLRRNRYHGADLLEQRRGGPFWYHRGVHPAGVLALIGGGLVSAMWVNTSFWTGPIAAAMADVDLAIPSGMITAAAIYWGVARATGSIPKV